The proteins below come from a single Corynebacterium glyciniphilum AJ 3170 genomic window:
- the pks13 gene encoding polyketide synthase Pks13 (Pks13 is a key enzyme in mycolic acid biosynthesis.): MRGWLRDWVQSTTGLDAADITDDRPMEEFGLSSRDVVVLSGELERLTGVSLDATVAYEYNTIAALAGFVLAGGTRAARGVAGGRRTQRQDGARGGGLNPEDRQIAVVGMAGRYPGADNVDAMWRMFEQGRSGVGELPEGRWSEYGDDPEMSRRMAEAILTGGYIDDIASFDAEFFGLSPVEAANMDPQQRILLSLTWEALEDAGIPANSLRGSDVGVFMGTTNNDYGMLISADPTEAHPYALTGNSSAIVANRISYAFDFRGPSVAMDTACSSSLVAIHQAVRALRDGDASVAVTGGVNLLASPFATIAFSELGVLSPTGGIRAFSDDADGIVRSDGAGVVILKRLSDARRDGDDVLAVIAGSAVNQDGRSNGLTAPNPEAQAAVLDAAYADADIDPSRVDYVEAHGTGTILGDPIEAGALGQVLGADRDVASPLLLGSAKTNFGHTEAAAGVAGVIKVVSAMRRGVLPPTVNFTGPNPYIDFDRERLEVVEDPREWPEYSGAPVAGVSGFGFGGTNAHVVLVAPEGAAPAEDAAAPLPDVIDWAGVQESTDEAGAGRPLPRLIPVSGLLPSRRRTAAADLASWLEGRSGNAVLAGTAVVQGDRNHGRSRGVVLAHDTAEAVAGLGRLAEGKKGAGISVADSPEREGAVWVYSGFGSQHRKMGKELYALSPQFAARLDEIDQVVQRESGFSVVEMILDDAQNFGTETAQVGITAIQIALTDLMTGLGLRPAAIVGQSMGEIAGAYAAGGLSMEDAATVACHRARLMGEGETLLPEDKQGAMAVVELGVEDLVEFQKEHPQFAAVEPAVYAAPGMTTVGGPAQPVADLVDHLDGQGKFARMLKVKGAGHTSMLDPILGELHAEISGITPRPIHTPVYSSVDRGVVYHPGAVLHDADYFLRCTRYSVWLSDATGLLFDEGFRTFVEFSPNPVALMPMMNTAFAHNAGESSLMFLLKRKEPSIDTLLATVGELYVRGADVDFRRLNSVDGDPAQRGRAVVDIPGVHWNLQRYWTAARPGGGSVRGIPGRRVALPDGRTAFAVAAAEVPSVDAVAEAAARAVVPDAVTAAVETYGTLPTDGEVTTLVTRTLGGLSVHVYAMDGADGTGGAGESRLAGEAFAASPTTGVAAAASRAVQEAQDGQAAGNPVRPTGAPGPSSGRNSLPAVDTDAERWSPESGESVADRLRSIVSESMGYDIDDLPGELPLIDLGLDSLMGMRIKNRVEYDFALPPLNVQALRDGSVDEVIALVEQMVHENATEAPAARSAERTGNGEGVGVAPRDASERMVFGTWASLTGAAPAGVTSTLAAIDGETAAAIAARLSERSGADITAEQVSAAQSLEPLANLVRDVFETSVEGNIRVLRARPEGSESPAVFVFHPAGGSSVVYEPLTRRLPVDVPVYGVERLEGSLDERADAYVADITALAEGRPVVLGGWSFGGALAFEVAHRLEKAGDVKVGHLELLDLVRPANPAPDTTEEMHARWDRYSAFAKKTYGIDMPVPHDLLENQGEEALIGMMSMFLQNTDASSHGLAAGVLEHQRASFVDTRILNTLDFERWAEVTAPVTLYKSEGMHEGAIELEPSFADIPADGGWDGVVDDLELVQLAGDHLAVPDEPSIGIVGARITEHLRDISERN, translated from the coding sequence ATGCGTGGCTGGTTGCGCGACTGGGTGCAGTCCACGACCGGGCTGGACGCTGCCGACATCACCGACGACAGGCCCATGGAGGAGTTCGGACTGTCCAGTCGCGATGTGGTGGTGCTTTCCGGGGAACTGGAACGGCTCACCGGCGTCTCCCTCGACGCCACCGTGGCCTACGAGTACAACACCATCGCCGCACTCGCCGGCTTCGTCCTCGCCGGCGGAACGCGCGCTGCCCGGGGTGTTGCCGGTGGCCGCCGCACACAGCGGCAGGACGGTGCCCGAGGTGGCGGATTGAACCCGGAGGATCGCCAGATCGCCGTGGTCGGCATGGCGGGCCGTTATCCGGGTGCGGACAATGTCGACGCCATGTGGCGCATGTTCGAGCAGGGCCGTAGCGGCGTCGGGGAACTGCCGGAGGGGCGCTGGAGCGAGTACGGCGACGACCCGGAGATGTCCCGGCGGATGGCTGAGGCCATCCTCACCGGCGGCTACATCGACGACATTGCCTCCTTCGACGCTGAATTCTTCGGATTGTCGCCGGTCGAGGCCGCGAACATGGATCCGCAGCAGCGCATCCTGTTGTCGCTGACCTGGGAGGCGTTGGAGGACGCGGGCATCCCGGCGAACAGTCTGCGCGGCAGCGATGTGGGCGTTTTCATGGGTACCACGAACAACGACTATGGCATGCTCATCAGCGCGGATCCGACTGAAGCGCACCCGTACGCGTTGACCGGGAACTCAAGCGCGATCGTCGCCAACCGCATCTCCTACGCCTTCGACTTCCGCGGCCCGTCGGTCGCGATGGACACGGCCTGCTCATCGTCGCTGGTGGCGATTCATCAGGCGGTGCGGGCACTGCGGGACGGCGATGCCTCGGTTGCGGTCACCGGCGGGGTGAACCTGCTGGCGAGCCCGTTCGCCACAATCGCCTTCTCGGAACTCGGTGTCCTGAGCCCGACCGGGGGAATCCGGGCTTTCTCGGATGACGCCGACGGCATCGTCCGCTCCGACGGCGCCGGAGTTGTCATCCTCAAGCGCCTCTCGGACGCCCGCCGCGACGGCGACGACGTGCTCGCCGTCATCGCGGGCTCGGCAGTCAACCAGGACGGGCGGTCCAACGGGCTGACCGCTCCGAACCCGGAAGCACAGGCCGCCGTCCTGGACGCCGCCTACGCTGATGCCGACATCGACCCGTCCCGGGTGGACTACGTCGAGGCGCACGGCACCGGCACCATCCTCGGTGATCCGATCGAGGCGGGGGCACTGGGGCAGGTGCTCGGCGCCGACCGTGACGTGGCGTCGCCACTGCTCCTCGGCTCGGCGAAGACGAACTTCGGACACACTGAGGCTGCCGCCGGTGTCGCCGGTGTCATCAAGGTGGTGTCGGCGATGCGTCGCGGTGTGCTGCCCCCGACCGTCAACTTCACCGGCCCGAACCCCTACATCGACTTCGACCGTGAACGGCTCGAAGTCGTCGAGGACCCGCGTGAGTGGCCCGAATACTCCGGTGCGCCGGTCGCGGGTGTCTCCGGATTCGGCTTCGGCGGCACCAACGCCCATGTCGTCCTCGTCGCACCCGAGGGCGCGGCACCGGCGGAGGACGCTGCGGCGCCCCTCCCGGACGTGATCGACTGGGCAGGGGTCCAGGAGAGCACCGACGAGGCCGGTGCAGGCCGTCCGCTGCCGCGACTGATTCCGGTGTCCGGGCTGCTGCCCTCCCGTCGTCGGACGGCTGCGGCAGACCTGGCCTCCTGGCTGGAGGGCAGGTCAGGCAATGCCGTGCTCGCCGGTACCGCCGTGGTTCAGGGGGACCGCAACCACGGTCGCTCCCGCGGGGTGGTGCTGGCACACGATACCGCTGAGGCTGTCGCCGGGTTGGGCCGACTGGCCGAGGGCAAGAAGGGCGCCGGCATCTCCGTCGCCGACAGCCCGGAACGTGAGGGTGCGGTCTGGGTCTACTCCGGCTTCGGCTCACAGCACCGCAAGATGGGCAAAGAGCTCTATGCCCTGTCCCCCCAGTTCGCCGCCCGACTCGACGAGATCGACCAGGTCGTGCAGCGCGAGTCCGGCTTCTCCGTGGTCGAGATGATCCTCGACGACGCCCAGAACTTCGGTACCGAGACCGCGCAGGTCGGTATCACCGCCATCCAGATCGCCCTGACAGACCTGATGACCGGTCTCGGGCTGCGCCCTGCGGCAATCGTCGGCCAGTCCATGGGGGAGATCGCCGGTGCCTACGCCGCCGGTGGATTGTCCATGGAGGACGCTGCCACGGTCGCATGCCACCGCGCTCGGCTCATGGGTGAAGGCGAGACGCTGCTGCCGGAGGACAAGCAGGGGGCCATGGCGGTCGTGGAACTCGGTGTCGAGGATCTGGTGGAGTTCCAGAAAGAGCACCCGCAGTTCGCCGCTGTGGAGCCCGCCGTTTACGCCGCGCCGGGCATGACCACCGTCGGTGGGCCGGCCCAGCCCGTCGCCGACCTCGTCGACCACCTGGACGGTCAGGGCAAGTTCGCCCGCATGCTCAAGGTGAAGGGCGCCGGGCACACCAGCATGCTTGACCCCATCCTCGGTGAACTTCACGCCGAGATCAGCGGCATCACGCCCCGCCCGATTCACACCCCGGTGTACAGCAGCGTCGACCGTGGCGTGGTGTACCACCCGGGTGCCGTCCTGCACGACGCCGACTACTTCCTGCGCTGCACCCGCTACTCGGTGTGGCTGTCGGACGCCACGGGCCTGCTCTTCGACGAGGGATTCCGCACATTCGTGGAGTTCTCGCCGAATCCCGTAGCACTTATGCCGATGATGAACACCGCCTTCGCCCACAACGCCGGCGAATCGAGCCTGATGTTCCTGCTCAAGCGCAAGGAACCGAGCATCGACACACTTCTGGCTACGGTGGGTGAACTCTACGTGCGCGGTGCAGACGTCGACTTCCGGCGTCTCAACTCCGTGGACGGTGACCCCGCACAGCGCGGCCGTGCCGTCGTCGACATTCCGGGTGTGCACTGGAACCTGCAGCGTTACTGGACCGCGGCACGTCCCGGCGGTGGGTCGGTCCGCGGCATCCCGGGCCGCCGTGTCGCGCTGCCGGACGGACGGACCGCGTTCGCGGTCGCCGCAGCAGAAGTGCCCAGCGTCGATGCCGTCGCCGAGGCCGCCGCGCGTGCGGTGGTCCCGGACGCCGTGACCGCCGCCGTGGAGACCTACGGAACCCTGCCGACCGACGGCGAGGTGACCACCCTGGTCACCCGCACACTCGGCGGATTGAGTGTGCACGTTTACGCGATGGACGGCGCTGACGGTACAGGCGGAGCCGGCGAGTCCCGTCTGGCGGGCGAAGCCTTCGCCGCCTCGCCCACCACCGGTGTCGCCGCCGCGGCCTCTCGCGCCGTGCAGGAGGCACAGGACGGGCAGGCCGCGGGTAACCCAGTGCGCCCGACTGGGGCGCCCGGGCCGTCGTCGGGCAGGAACTCCCTGCCGGCCGTGGATACCGATGCTGAGCGCTGGAGCCCGGAATCCGGTGAGAGCGTCGCCGATCGTCTGCGCAGCATCGTCTCCGAATCAATGGGGTACGACATCGACGATCTGCCCGGGGAACTACCTCTGATCGACCTCGGCCTGGACTCCCTGATGGGCATGCGTATCAAGAACCGGGTCGAGTACGATTTCGCCCTGCCTCCACTGAACGTGCAGGCACTGCGGGACGGGTCCGTCGACGAAGTCATCGCTCTCGTCGAGCAGATGGTCCACGAGAACGCGACAGAGGCGCCCGCAGCCCGCTCCGCAGAGCGCACCGGGAACGGTGAGGGCGTCGGGGTGGCCCCCCGTGACGCCTCCGAGCGCATGGTCTTCGGTACCTGGGCGTCGCTCACGGGCGCAGCCCCAGCCGGAGTGACCAGCACCCTGGCGGCGATCGACGGTGAGACCGCCGCAGCGATCGCCGCGCGGTTGAGCGAGCGCTCCGGCGCAGACATCACCGCCGAGCAGGTCAGCGCGGCGCAGAGCCTGGAACCGTTGGCCAACCTGGTCCGCGATGTCTTCGAGACATCCGTGGAGGGCAACATCCGCGTCCTGCGCGCCCGTCCCGAGGGCTCGGAGAGCCCGGCCGTCTTCGTGTTCCACCCCGCCGGAGGGTCCAGCGTGGTCTACGAGCCCCTGACCCGCAGGCTGCCCGTGGACGTCCCCGTCTACGGTGTCGAGCGTCTGGAAGGTTCACTCGACGAGCGGGCCGACGCCTACGTCGCCGACATCACCGCGCTGGCGGAGGGCCGGCCTGTCGTACTCGGCGGCTGGAGTTTCGGAGGTGCCCTGGCGTTCGAGGTCGCACACCGTCTGGAGAAGGCCGGTGACGTGAAGGTCGGGCATCTCGAACTGCTCGACCTGGTCCGGCCGGCGAACCCGGCACCGGACACGACCGAGGAGATGCACGCCCGTTGGGACCGGTACTCCGCTTTCGCCAAGAAGACCTACGGTATCGACATGCCGGTGCCGCATGACCTGCTCGAGAACCAGGGTGAGGAAGCTCTCATCGGGATGATGAGCATGTTCCTGCAGAACACCGACGCCTCCTCGCACGGCCTCGCGGCCGGGGTGCTGGAGCATCAGCGGGCCAGCTTCGTCGACACCCGCATCCTCAACACGCTGGACTTCGAGCGGTGGGCCGAGGTGACCGCCCCGGTGACCCTGTACAAGTCTGAGGGCATGCACGAGGGCGCGATCGAACTGGAGCCGTCCTTCGCCGATATCCCGGCCGACGGTGGCTGGGACGGTGTCGTCGACGACCTCGAGCTCGTCCAGCTCGCCGGTGACCACCTCGCCGTGCCCGACGAACCCTCGATCGGCATTGTCGGGGCACGGATCACCGAGCACCTGCGCGACATCTCCGAGCGGAACTGA
- a CDS encoding FadD32-like long-chain-fatty-acid--AMP ligase, producing MDISAAMAQFYDDKGEIAIPDQLSLSAMCEMLYSMAQMEGAVDTPLITFHDFSGSAEGETVTWTRAEVNTRIKAVCVRLQQVTERGDRVAILANNSPEYLFGFMGALYAGTVPVPLYDPTEPGHADHLSAVLGSSTPTVVLTNKTSAGHVRSHFASLPSAERPRVLTIDALPDSLAEEWQNPMMAMMENPELAPKSSDPAFLQYTSGSTRTPAGVVLTHRSIVTNVLQVFQAGQLQMPMRLVNWLPLHHDMGIILSAFVLILGIPQDLMAPRDFIQDPGRWIGQLGDHGDDLNVYTAVPNFALELASRYADPAKRSDLADVDLSHVEGIINGAEAVSLQSVDRFCDVFEPYGFRRSTMRPSYGLAEATVFVTTPQTEERPKLRVFDREKLAEGQAVEVSADAENAVPIMSVGEPGPSLFMPIVDPSTGEELAEGTVGEVWLNGGNIAAGYLDREDDTTEAFRNSLPADKRLSQGSAAEGAPEDNWLRTGDLAVVVDGQLYITGRIKDLVVVAGRNHYPQDIEATAADATGGHVLPGVLAAFAVNGDLIENAAGGDSGSEQLVIVAERDPEASADGDAEAVSAIRSAVTTTHGVQPADIRIVDEGTIPRSSANKIARRVCAKAYLDGRFAR from the coding sequence ATGGACATCAGCGCCGCGATGGCACAGTTCTACGACGACAAGGGCGAGATCGCGATCCCGGATCAGCTCTCGCTCTCCGCCATGTGCGAGATGCTGTACTCGATGGCACAGATGGAGGGGGCGGTGGACACCCCGCTGATCACCTTCCACGATTTCAGCGGCAGCGCCGAAGGCGAGACGGTCACCTGGACCCGCGCCGAGGTCAACACCCGCATCAAGGCGGTGTGTGTTCGGCTCCAGCAGGTCACCGAGCGCGGTGACCGGGTCGCCATCCTCGCCAACAACAGCCCCGAGTACCTCTTCGGATTCATGGGCGCCCTGTACGCCGGCACCGTCCCGGTGCCGCTGTACGACCCCACGGAACCGGGCCATGCCGACCACCTGTCCGCCGTCCTGGGGTCCTCCACCCCTACGGTGGTGCTGACGAACAAGACGTCCGCAGGGCATGTCCGTAGCCACTTCGCCTCCCTCCCCTCCGCCGAACGCCCCCGCGTGCTCACGATCGACGCACTGCCGGACTCGCTTGCCGAGGAATGGCAGAACCCGATGATGGCGATGATGGAGAACCCGGAGCTGGCGCCGAAATCGAGCGACCCGGCGTTCCTGCAGTACACCTCCGGTTCGACCCGTACACCCGCCGGTGTGGTGCTGACGCACCGCAGCATCGTGACCAACGTGCTGCAGGTCTTCCAGGCAGGGCAGCTCCAGATGCCGATGCGACTGGTGAACTGGCTTCCTCTGCACCATGACATGGGCATTATCCTGTCTGCTTTCGTGTTGATCCTGGGGATTCCGCAGGACCTCATGGCCCCACGTGACTTCATCCAGGACCCGGGACGCTGGATCGGCCAGCTCGGTGACCACGGCGACGATCTCAACGTGTACACCGCCGTGCCGAACTTCGCCCTGGAGCTCGCCTCCCGGTACGCCGACCCGGCGAAGCGGTCCGATCTCGCCGACGTCGACCTCAGCCACGTCGAGGGCATCATCAACGGTGCAGAAGCCGTCAGCCTGCAGTCCGTGGACCGGTTCTGTGACGTCTTCGAGCCGTACGGCTTCCGTCGTTCCACGATGCGCCCGTCCTACGGCCTGGCCGAGGCAACCGTTTTCGTTACCACCCCGCAGACCGAGGAGCGTCCGAAGCTGCGGGTCTTCGACCGCGAGAAGCTCGCCGAGGGGCAGGCCGTGGAGGTGTCTGCGGATGCCGAGAACGCCGTGCCGATCATGAGTGTCGGTGAGCCCGGCCCCTCACTGTTCATGCCGATCGTCGACCCCTCCACCGGTGAGGAACTCGCCGAGGGAACCGTCGGCGAGGTGTGGCTCAACGGCGGCAACATCGCCGCCGGTTACCTCGACCGCGAGGACGACACCACCGAAGCCTTCCGCAACTCCCTGCCCGCCGACAAGCGGCTGTCCCAGGGGTCCGCCGCTGAGGGAGCCCCGGAGGACAACTGGCTGCGCACCGGCGACCTGGCCGTCGTGGTCGACGGTCAGCTCTACATCACCGGCCGGATCAAGGACCTCGTGGTCGTCGCGGGCCGCAACCACTACCCCCAGGACATCGAGGCCACCGCCGCGGACGCCACCGGGGGCCACGTCCTGCCGGGCGTGCTCGCCGCGTTCGCGGTCAACGGCGATCTCATCGAGAATGCCGCCGGCGGTGACTCGGGTTCTGAGCAGTTGGTGATCGTCGCCGAGCGTGACCCGGAGGCATCCGCCGACGGCGACGCTGAGGCCGTCTCGGCCATCCGGTCGGCCGTCACCACCACCCACGGCGTCCAGCCAGCCGACATCCGCATCGTCGACGAGGGTACGATTCCCCGGTCATCGGCCAACAAGATCGCCCGTCGCGTCTGCGCCAAGGCCTATCTCGACGGTCGGTTCGCCCGGTAG
- a CDS encoding cutinase family protein — translation MRKFLTIAAALILAVVLVIGVGTWINRGPDDSAGPGPTRTTDPAQPATCPDYQLFAAPGTWESTVDDDPIHPSSRPHSLLLNVTQPLQEEFGDGVDGGQLKSWTLPYAAQFRNIQALREMSYDDSRNQGYTKLEGEMTAVHESCPATRMIMVGFSQGAVLTGDLATAIGNGQSTVPADAVAGVALIADGRREDGKGELIGSPDVTGIGAEIALSSVGALVSPIVPGASMRGPRPQDFGALQDNTLQFCAPADLVCSAPRDIGNAVQRANDLIDANKVHAEYSSNGTVVDGGTVPEWINNWVRDIIAEGR, via the coding sequence ATGAGAAAGTTCCTCACCATCGCGGCGGCCCTCATTCTCGCCGTCGTCCTGGTCATCGGTGTCGGTACCTGGATCAACAGGGGCCCTGATGACTCCGCAGGTCCCGGACCGACCCGGACCACGGATCCTGCGCAGCCGGCGACCTGCCCTGACTACCAGCTTTTCGCCGCACCCGGCACGTGGGAGTCGACGGTGGACGATGATCCGATCCACCCGTCGTCGCGCCCGCACTCGCTGCTGCTCAATGTCACCCAGCCGCTGCAGGAGGAGTTCGGCGACGGTGTCGACGGCGGGCAGCTCAAGAGCTGGACGCTTCCCTACGCTGCGCAGTTCCGCAACATCCAGGCATTGCGCGAGATGTCCTACGACGACTCCCGTAATCAGGGTTACACGAAGCTCGAGGGCGAGATGACCGCGGTCCATGAGAGTTGCCCTGCGACCCGCATGATCATGGTGGGCTTCAGCCAGGGCGCCGTGCTCACCGGAGACCTCGCCACCGCTATCGGCAACGGGCAGTCCACCGTCCCCGCTGACGCAGTCGCCGGCGTCGCCCTGATCGCCGACGGACGGCGCGAGGACGGTAAGGGCGAGCTCATCGGCAGCCCCGACGTCACCGGAATCGGCGCCGAGATCGCCTTGAGCTCGGTCGGTGCACTGGTCAGCCCCATCGTCCCGGGCGCGTCGATGCGCGGTCCCCGTCCCCAGGACTTCGGTGCGTTGCAGGACAACACCCTGCAGTTCTGTGCTCCTGCGGACCTGGTGTGCAGCGCGCCCCGGGACATCGGCAACGCCGTGCAGCGGGCCAATGACCTCATCGACGCCAACAAGGTGCATGCCGAGTATTCCAGCAACGGCACCGTCGTCGACGGTGGCACCGTCCCGGAGTGGATCAACAACTGGGTCCGCGACATCATCGCCGAAGGCCGGTAA
- a CDS encoding DUF732 domain-containing protein, whose protein sequence is MSIRTSMVTKIGSASAALLLAGTIAACGGDSTVDSDDETQGSSVPSVSSAPTGSASSETSSPTSTPAPDAGSDGDSPRDGEVNEVEEPGGEAAPRTSEDDAFLAELKDKDIDLEDSAIQDQVIAAAREQCLANEEGRDGFAVPMIAGQLEVQELTKVSAEDAERIIVEAAESNYCG, encoded by the coding sequence ATGAGTATCCGTACCTCCATGGTGACGAAGATCGGCTCGGCATCCGCTGCTCTGCTGCTGGCAGGAACCATCGCAGCCTGCGGCGGCGACTCCACGGTGGACAGTGACGACGAGACACAGGGCAGCAGTGTCCCCAGCGTGAGCTCGGCACCGACAGGGTCAGCGTCCTCGGAGACATCCTCGCCGACATCGACCCCCGCGCCGGACGCAGGGTCGGACGGTGACTCTCCGCGCGACGGTGAGGTCAACGAGGTCGAGGAGCCCGGGGGAGAGGCCGCGCCCCGTACCAGTGAAGACGACGCCTTCCTTGCCGAGCTCAAGGACAAGGACATCGACCTCGAGGATTCCGCGATCCAGGACCAGGTCATCGCTGCTGCACGTGAGCAGTGCCTGGCGAATGAGGAAGGTCGTGACGGGTTCGCCGTCCCGATGATCGCCGGCCAGCTTGAGGTCCAGGAGCTCACGAAGGTCTCTGCGGAGGACGCCGAGCGCATCATCGTCGAGGCAGCGGAGAGCAACTACTGCGGCTGA
- a CDS encoding alpha/beta hydrolase-fold protein, giving the protein MRIAANTRTGKSPASRPSRRATRRVGAAVLALPLSVALALPLAAPAAAQGPGSGTSYLEPDEIPERQPQSVEEGQDLPGLPEGVDVDRIEWMSDRWANVYINTPSMPESPVLVQILLARDWYSQPDRDFPSVWALDGLRARDDESGWTLATNIQQFYADKNVNVIMPVGGNSSFYTDWDQQPEDGKTYKWETFLTQELPAVLREGWRTSEQRAVTGISMGGTAAMNLAQRHPELFQFVGSFSGYLDTTSTGVPQAINYATNDGAGYDAQRMWGPYGSERWNENDPKQHTGNLKDMTVYVSAGNGNAGPYDEEGPIPGYPANPAAFGLEAMSRMTTQTFVRAAQADDVNVIAKYRDSGTHDWPYWQYEMTQAWPYIAQTFGLSEEDRGVKCAAVGKIAEAEKRQRSQNLGTCTTNEYDAANGGKVQDFRNGRVYWKKDADKAWATWGRIGARYSAMNGPSSWLGYPTGEEHQIKGGFFQQFENGAIYWTPQTGAVEVKSDIIDAWGKHGWETGAFGYPTAPAQQVAGGGAVQQFQNGVAVRDKDGKVRMIEGKIGEKYIEAGGPADSSLGFPRSEEIKVKGGAFTQFEHGNIYWSASSGAHIIKYGKIFDAWGEDKWEQGRFGWPIEDQQGIPAGGEVVKFEHGEIREINGNIQKDPR; this is encoded by the coding sequence ATGAGAATCGCTGCGAACACCCGCACCGGGAAGTCCCCCGCCAGCCGTCCGTCCCGACGGGCAACACGGCGCGTCGGTGCCGCCGTCCTGGCGCTGCCGCTGTCGGTGGCGCTCGCCCTTCCCCTCGCAGCCCCGGCCGCGGCTCAGGGCCCGGGATCGGGCACCAGCTATCTCGAGCCTGACGAGATCCCGGAGCGCCAGCCGCAGTCTGTCGAGGAAGGACAGGACCTTCCGGGACTGCCCGAGGGTGTCGACGTCGACCGCATCGAGTGGATGTCCGACCGATGGGCGAACGTCTACATCAACACCCCCTCGATGCCGGAGAGCCCGGTGCTGGTGCAGATCCTCCTGGCACGTGACTGGTACAGCCAGCCGGACCGGGACTTCCCGTCGGTCTGGGCCCTGGACGGTCTGCGGGCCCGCGACGACGAGTCGGGCTGGACGCTGGCCACGAACATCCAGCAGTTCTACGCTGACAAGAACGTCAACGTCATCATGCCGGTCGGCGGTAACTCCTCCTTCTACACGGACTGGGACCAGCAGCCGGAAGACGGCAAGACCTACAAGTGGGAGACCTTCCTGACCCAGGAGCTTCCGGCTGTGCTGCGGGAGGGATGGCGGACCTCCGAGCAGCGCGCGGTCACCGGTATCTCCATGGGTGGTACCGCCGCGATGAACCTCGCGCAGCGGCACCCGGAACTGTTCCAGTTCGTCGGCTCCTTCTCCGGCTACCTGGACACCACCTCGACAGGCGTTCCGCAGGCCATCAACTACGCCACCAACGATGGTGCCGGCTATGACGCGCAGCGCATGTGGGGGCCGTACGGGTCCGAGCGCTGGAACGAGAATGACCCCAAGCAGCACACCGGCAATCTCAAGGACATGACGGTCTATGTGTCCGCCGGCAACGGTAACGCAGGTCCCTACGACGAGGAGGGGCCGATCCCGGGCTACCCGGCCAACCCCGCGGCCTTCGGCCTGGAGGCGATGTCACGGATGACGACCCAGACGTTCGTTCGCGCGGCGCAGGCCGACGACGTCAACGTCATCGCCAAGTACCGGGACTCCGGCACGCACGACTGGCCGTACTGGCAGTACGAGATGACGCAGGCGTGGCCCTACATCGCCCAGACTTTCGGACTGTCCGAGGAGGACCGCGGCGTGAAGTGTGCTGCCGTGGGCAAAATCGCGGAAGCCGAGAAGCGTCAGCGCAGCCAGAATCTCGGTACCTGCACCACCAACGAGTACGACGCAGCCAACGGCGGCAAGGTCCAGGACTTCCGTAACGGTCGTGTGTACTGGAAGAAGGACGCCGACAAGGCATGGGCGACCTGGGGCCGTATCGGGGCCCGCTACTCTGCGATGAACGGGCCGTCCAGCTGGCTGGGATACCCAACCGGGGAAGAACACCAGATCAAGGGAGGCTTCTTCCAGCAGTTCGAGAACGGTGCGATCTACTGGACCCCGCAGACGGGTGCCGTCGAGGTGAAGTCCGACATCATCGATGCCTGGGGCAAGCACGGCTGGGAAACCGGTGCCTTCGGCTACCCGACGGCTCCGGCACAGCAGGTCGCCGGTGGTGGTGCCGTCCAGCAGTTCCAGAACGGTGTCGCCGTGCGAGACAAGGACGGCAAGGTACGCATGATCGAGGGCAAGATCGGCGAGAAGTACATCGAGGCCGGCGGCCCCGCGGACTCCTCACTGGGCTTCCCCCGTTCTGAAGAAATCAAAGTCAAGGGTGGTGCATTCACCCAGTTCGAGCACGGGAACATCTACTGGTCGGCCTCTTCCGGCGCCCACATCATCAAGTACGGCAAGATCTTCGACGCCTGGGGCGAAGACAAGTGGGAACAGGGTCGTTTCGGCTGGCCGATCGAGGACCAGCAGGGCATCCCGGCCGGTGGTGAGGTCGTGAAGTTCGAGCACGGTGAGATCCGTGAGATCAACGGCAACATCCAGAAGGACCCGCGATGA
- the trhA gene encoding PAQR family membrane homeostasis protein TrhA, producing METEASGSRPHRGLRPVDRGARPYLRGRLHENAAWYFGGTGTALTVTAFMLHGNTTLSWVTALYTLCLIGLFAVSALYHRAPWRSDATVQAWRRADHSMIAIFIAGTYGPIAVFAFDSWSDGLWILPVCWVLAIAAVAMNIFWIGHPRWLDVIVYLALGWLAVLKIGGFVAAIPVVAGVLIVVGGIIYSLGAVVYGRQRPNPSVRWFGFHEVFHAATIVAGGLHHVAIWILVLA from the coding sequence ATGGAAACAGAAGCGAGTGGTTCGCGACCGCATCGAGGACTCCGTCCGGTGGACCGGGGAGCGCGCCCCTATCTACGTGGACGGCTCCACGAGAATGCCGCGTGGTACTTCGGCGGCACGGGCACGGCCCTGACTGTCACGGCTTTCATGCTGCACGGCAACACGACCCTGTCGTGGGTGACCGCGCTGTACACTCTCTGCCTGATCGGACTGTTCGCGGTATCGGCGCTCTACCACCGCGCACCGTGGCGCAGCGACGCGACGGTGCAGGCGTGGCGTCGGGCGGACCACTCGATGATTGCGATCTTCATTGCGGGCACCTACGGTCCGATCGCGGTATTCGCCTTTGACTCCTGGTCGGACGGGCTGTGGATTCTGCCGGTCTGTTGGGTCCTGGCGATTGCTGCGGTGGCGATGAACATCTTCTGGATCGGCCACCCGCGGTGGCTGGACGTCATTGTCTACCTCGCGCTGGGGTGGTTGGCAGTGCTCAAGATCGGGGGCTTCGTCGCGGCAATTCCGGTCGTCGCCGGGGTACTGATCGTGGTCGGCGGGATCATCTACTCGCTCGGTGCCGTGGTCTACGGGCGACAACGTCCGAATCCCTCGGTGCGGTGGTTCGGCTTCCACGAGGTCTTCCACGCCGCGACGATCGTGGCCGGTGGGCTGCACCACGTGGCGATCTGGATACTCGTTCTGGCGTAG